A region of the Bacillota bacterium genome:
AGTCAAGCCACCTCGGACCCGGGACCTGCTCGGGCACACGCTTGACGCCCGCAGCCGGGTCAAAGGAACAGATCCCCTCCTCCACAGCCCAGGAGAAAAACCGCCCGAGAGCCACCAGCGCCAGGTTCACAGTGGCGGGCTTGCAGCCCTTGGCCTGCATCCACCGGCGGTACTCCGCCACGTCAAGCTGGCT
Encoded here:
- a CDS encoding phage integrase N-terminal SAM-like domain-containing protein, which translates into the protein MAVALVREVAGVLASFGAALRSRGLSEKSVVSYLGQVRRFAAWYEGACGQFDPAAVSQLDVAEYRRWMQAKGCKPATVNLALVALGRFFSWAVEEGICSFDPAAGVKRVPEQVPGPRWLD